A stretch of the Neodiprion lecontei isolate iyNeoLeco1 chromosome 4, iyNeoLeco1.1, whole genome shotgun sequence genome encodes the following:
- the LOC124294197 gene encoding uncharacterized protein LOC124294197, with translation MPLLRRLNTFSVILITLLISLNVCKSSLIIGCDPELSISTTADQSYEEYQKEFADEIDDVNDYMQIVADQLTKDGIVVVRAVRTTINVPETVDDLLTWDNLDQGASDCVFDQTKFKNGTASRQTTVSQNADVEFETDPTMSGLTPSGFPEEKSPWKTENLPQNDPNEEVTL, from the exons ATGCCGCTACTAAGGCGTTTGAACACGTTTTCGGTCATACTAATTACCTTGTTAATTTCTTTAAATGTTTGTAAATCCTCGCTAATTATCGGCTGTGATCCTGAGTTGTCAATTTCAACCACTGCCGATCAATCTTACGAAGAGTATCAAAAAGAATTTGCGGATGAAATTGACGATGTAAATGACTACATGCAAATAGTGGCAGATCAGCTAACTAAAGAT GGTATAGTTGTCGTTCGAGCTGTAAGGACCACAATTAATGTTCCGGAAACTGTCGATGATTTGTTAACATGGGATAACTTAGATCAAGGAGCAAGTGACTGCGTATTTGACcagacaaaattcaaaaac GGTACTGCAAGCCGTCAAACTACTGTGTCTCAGAATGCTGATGTCGAATTTGAAACAGATCCAACGATGAGTGGACTAACGCCCTCTGGTTTTCCAGAAGAAAAATCTCCCtggaaaactgaaaatttgcCACAAAACGATCCAAATGAAGAAGTTACACTCTAA
- the LOC107220308 gene encoding ATP synthase subunit beta, mitochondrial, with translation MMLSAVSKAASGALRAVKPALLQNEAVKVAGAVSINNRQYAKAAASPKAATGSTGKVVAIIGAVVDVQFEDNLPPILNALEVQNRSPRLVLEVAQHLGENTVRTIAMDGTEGLVRGQAVQDSGYPIRIPVGAETLGRIINVIGEPIDERGPIPTELRAAIHAEAPEFVEMSVEQEILVTGIKVVDLLAPYAKGGKIGLFGGAGVGKTVLIMELINNVAKAHGGYSVFAGVGERTREGNDLYHEMIESGVISLKDKTSKVALVYGQMNEPPGARARVALTGLTVAEYFRDQEGQDVLLFIDNIFRFTQAGSEVSALLGRIPSAVGYQPTLATDMGTMQERITTTKKGSITSVQAIYVPADDLTDPAPATTFAHLDATTVLSRAIAELGIYPAVDPLDSTSRIMDPNIIGSEHYNIARNVQKILQDYKSLQDIIAILGMDELSEEDKLTVARARKIQRFLSQPFQVAEVFTGHAGKLVPLAETIKGFQKILAGDYDHLPEVAFYMVGPIEEVVAKAETLAKS, from the exons ATGATGTTGAGTGCCGTATCGAAGGCAGCCTCCGGGGCTCTGAGGGCTGTAAAACCCGCCCTTCTGCAAAACGAAGCTGTTAAAGTCGCTGGGGCGGTTTCAATAAACA ACCGGCAATATGCAAAAGCTGCGGCATCCCCCAAGGCAGCCACCGGCTCAACCGGCAAGGTTGTTGCCATCATTGGTGCCGTCGTTGACGTACAGTTTGAGGACAACCTGCCGCCAATCCTCAATGCTCTCGAAGTACAAAATCGCTCCCCCAGGCTAGTCCTTGAGGTTGCCCAGCACTTGGGAGAGAATACCGTTCGCACAATCGCCATGGATG gTACCGAAGGACTTGTCCGTGGACAGGCAGTCCAGGACTCTGGGTACCCAATTCGTATTCCAGTAGGTGCGGAAACCCTGGGACGTATTATCAACGTAATCGGTGAGCCGATCGACGAGCGTGGTCCGATTCCGACTGAGCTGAGAGCAGCAATTCACGCTGAAGCTCCGGAGTTCGTAGAAATGTCCGTAGAGCAAGAAATTCTTGTCACCGGTATCAAGGTCGTCGATCTTCTGGCCCCATACGCCAAGGGAGGAAAAATTG GTCTCTTCGGAGGTGCCGGAGTAGGCAAGACTGTACTGATCATGGAGCTCATCAACAATGTCGCCAAGGCCCATGGTGGTTACTCCGTGTTTGCTGGTGTCGGCGAGCGTACCCGAGAGGGTAACGATCTTTACCACGAGATGATTGAGTCCGGTGTAATCTCCCTCAAGGACAAAACCTCCAAAGTAGCGCTAGTATACGGACAAATGAATGAGCCCCCCGGCGCTCGTGCCCGAGTCGCCCTCACCGGTTTAACTGTTGCCGAATATTTCCGTGACCAGGAAGGTCAGGATGTGCTTCTCTTCATTGACAACATTTTCAGGTTCACCCAGGCCGGTTCTGAG GTGTCCGCTCTTCTTGGTCGAATTCCATCAGCCGTAGGTTACCAGCCAACATTGGCAACAGACATGGGTACTATGCAGGAGCGTATCACCACCACCAAGAAGGGATCCATCACTTCTGTCCAGGCCATTTACGTGCCAGCTGACGATTTGACCGATCCCGCCCCAGCGACGACCTTCGCTCACTTGGACGCCACTACTGTGCTTTCCCGTGCCATTGCCGAGCTGG GTATCTATCCCGCCGTCGATCCCCTCGACTCCACTTCCCGTATCATGGACCCCAACATCATTGGAAGCGAGCACTACAACATCGCTCGTAACGTACAGAAGATCCTCCAGGACTATAAGTCCCTTCAGGATATTATTGCAATTTTGGGTATGGACGAGTTGTCGGAAGAGGACAAACTCACTGTCGCGAGGGCCCGTAAAATTCAGAGATTCCTCTCTCAGCCCTTCCAG GTCGCCGAAGTGTTCACTGGACACGCTGGAAAGCTCGTACCTTTGGCCGAGACGATCAAAGGTTTCCAGAAGATTTTGGCCGGAGATTACGACCACCTCCCAGAGGTTGCCTTCTATATGGTTGGACCAATTGAAGAGGTTGTAGCAAAGGCAGAAACACTCGCCAAATCATAA